One part of the Vitis riparia cultivar Riparia Gloire de Montpellier isolate 1030 chromosome 6, EGFV_Vit.rip_1.0, whole genome shotgun sequence genome encodes these proteins:
- the LOC117916556 gene encoding E3 ubiquitin-protein ligase RNFT1-like isoform X3 — protein METSGSNSRYGIHIAASNFIQAPLAALLEYSGIFSTRSSSSQETDGLIAPSPASLDSFQSRSDDRDRDHDPSSPASTPEEVSIRIIGAGEQEREAVSLDNDRSSSEQISEAPAVSDTSRNESGSGVAAVNSGGSAADGEPANGGSVNNRDSSYQRYDIQQFARWIEQILPFSLLLLVVFIRQHLQDISGFFVTIWIAAVMFKSNDILRKQTALKGERKLSVLTGITAVFMLHVICVYWWYRNNDLLYPLVLLPPKAIPPFWHAIFIIMVNDTMVRQAAMALKCLLLMYYKNSRGRDYRKQGQMLTLVEYLLLLYRALLPTPVWYRFFLNKEYGSLFSSLTTGLYLTFKLTSVVEKVCFSIDIQSCQFRLFIDQDKETH, from the exons aTGGAGACGTCTGGTAGCAATTCAAGATACGGAATCCATATCGCTGCTTCCAACTTCATCCAGGCGCCATTGGCGGCGCTTTTGGAGTATTCTGGTATTTTCAGCACCaggtcttcttcttctcagGAAACCGACGGCTTGATTGCTCCTTCACCTGCTTCGCTCGATAGCTTTCAGTCCCGCTCCGACGATCGCGATCGCGATCACGATCCGTCGTCTCCTGCCTCCACTCCTGAGGAGGTTTCCATTAGGATTATCGGTGCTGGAGAGCAAGAGCGAGAAGCCGTTTCTCTTGACAATGACCGTTCTTCATCGGAGCAAATTTCTGAGGCTCCCGCCGTTTCGGACACTAGCAGGAATGAAAGTGGGAGTGGTGTAGCGGCTGTTAATTCTGGCGGGTCAGCTGCCGATGGGGAGCCTGCCAATGGGGGCAGTGTTAATAACAGGGATTCTTCTTATCAGAGATACGATATTCAGCAATTTGCCAGATGGATCGAGCagattcttccattttctttgcttttattGGTTGTTTTCATCAGACAACATTTGCAAG ATATTTCAGGTTTCTTTGTTACGATTTGGATTGCTGCAGTCATGTTTAAATCAAATGATATTCTACGAAAGCAGACAGCTCTAAAG GGGGAAAGAAAATTATCTGTTCTCACGGGCATCACTGCAGTGTTTATGCTTCATGTTATCTGTGTTTATTGGTGGTATCGGAATAATGACCTTCTATATCCTCTGGTTTTGCTTCCTCCAAAAGCAATACCTCCATTCTGGCATGCTATTTTCATCATCATGGTGAATG ATACAATGGTGCGTCAAGCAGCAATGGCTTTAAAGTGCTTACTTTTGATGTATTACAAAAATAGTAGAGGCCGTGATTATCGTAAGCAG GGTCAGATGCTAACTCTTGTTGAGTATCTATTGTTGCTGTACCGTGCCTTGTTGCCTACACCAGTCTGGTATCGGTTCTTTTTGAACAAAGAATATGGAAGCCTCTTTTCTTCATTGACTACAGGGTTGTATTTAACTTTTAAGCTTACATCAGTTGTTGAGAAGGTATGCTTTTCTATAGATATACAATCCTGTCAATTTCGACTTTT CATTGACCAAGACAAAGAAACACACTAG
- the LOC117916560 gene encoding KH domain-containing protein At3g08620-like, which translates to MSGLYTQNFSSARALSPHIRTAPDVESQYLTELLAEYQKLVPFMQVLPVCSRLLNQEILRVSGMIPKQGFGDFDRLQRGSPSPLGSSEMMPNIRGTSLGGWNGLPHERLGGPQGMTMDWQAPPGSPSSYIVKKILRLEIPVDSYPNFNFVGRLLGPRGNSLKRVEASTGCRVYIRGKGSIKDPDKEEELRGRPGYEHLNDPLYILIEAELPVSIVDVQLRRAQEIIEELLKPVDESHDFYKRQQLRELALLNSNFREESPQPRGSASPFSSSGMKRAKTGR; encoded by the exons ATGTCAGGTTTATACACTCAGAATTTCTCGTCTGCCAGAGCTCTTTCTCCTCACATAAGAACAGCACCAGATGTTGAGAG TCAGTATTTGACTGAGCTGTTAGCAGAGTACCAGAAGCTAGTACCCTTCATGCAAGTTCTTCCCGTATGCAGCCGACTTTTGAATCAAG AGATATTACGGGTTTCCGGTATGATCCCAAAGCAAGGGTTTGGCGACTTCGACAGACTGCAGCGCGGAAGCCCTAGTCCCCTGGGTTCTTCTGAAATGATGCCAAATATTAGAGGAACAAGTTTAGGTGGCTGGAATGGCCTGCCACATGAG AGACTAGGTGGACCACAGGGGATGACAATGGACTGGCAGGCACCACCAGGAAGCCCAAGTTCCTATATTGTGAAGAAGATATTGCGTTTGGAGATTCCTGTAGATAGCTATCCCAAT ttcaattttgttGGACGGCTCCTGGGCCCTAGAGGCAATTCATTAAAGAGAGTGGAAGCTTCCACAGGTTGCCGTGTATATATCAGAGGAAAAGGCTCAATTAAGGATCCTGACAAG GAGGAGGAGTTAAGGGGAAGACCAGGCTATGAGCACTTGAACGACCCATTATACATTTTGATTGAGGCAGAATTACCTGTCAGTATTGTTGATGTACAGTTGAGACGGGCACAGGAAATTATTGAAGAATTGCTCAAACCTGTG GATGAGTCACATGATTTCTATAAGAGGCAACAGCTACGAGAACTAGCTTTGCTAAATTCCAACTTCAGAGAAGAGAGCCCTCAACCCAGAGGCAGTGCCTCTCCTTTCAGTTCCAGTGGAATGAAGCGTGCCAAAACTGGTCGGTAG